In a genomic window of Vulpes vulpes isolate BD-2025 chromosome 6, VulVul3, whole genome shotgun sequence:
- the LOC112909611 gene encoding olfactory receptor 4K13-like: MERANHSVVSEFILLGLSKSQNLQILFFVRFSVVYAGIVLGNLLILVTVTFDSCLHIQMYFLLINMSCIDMILASFATPKIIVDFLQKQKTISCWGCYSQMLFMYLLGGNEMMLLVAMAVDRYIAICKPLHYMTIMSPQVLVGLLLSSYAVGFVHLSSQMAFMLNLPFCVPVWWTAFCDLPLVIKLAYLLQLLVIADSGLLSLICFLLLLVSYTIIIYSVRHRAACGSAKAFSTLSAHITIVTVFFAPCVFIYVWPFSRYSVDKILSVFYTIFTPLLNPIIYPLRNQEVKEP, encoded by the coding sequence ATGGAAAGAGCAAACCATTCAGTGGTATCTGAGTTCATTTTGCTGGGACTTTCCAAATCTCAGAATCTTCAGATTCTGTTCTTTGTAAGATTCTCTGTGGTCTATGCTGGGATTGTGTTAGGAAACCTCCTAATTTTGGTCACAGTGACCTTTGACTCATGCCTTCACATACAAATGTACTTTCTGCTTATCAATATGTCCTGTATAGATATGATCCTAGCTTCTTTTGCTACCCCTAAGATTATTGTGGATTTCCTCCAAAAACAGAAGACCATCTCTTGTTGGGGATGTTATTCTCAGATGCTCTTCATGTACCTCCTAGGTGGGAATGAGATGATGTTGCTTGTAGCCATGGCAGTAGACAGGTATATTGCCATATGCAAACCCCTCCATTACATGACCATCATGAGCCCACAAGTGCTTGTTGGGCTGCTGTTATCTTCCTACGCAGTTGGCTTTGTGCACTTGTCTAGTCAAATGGCTTTCATGTTGAATTTGCCCTTCTGTGTCCCAGTGTGGTGGACAGCTTTTTGTGACCTTCCTCTTGTGATCAAACTTGCCTACCTTCTACAACTGCTGGTCATTGCTGACAGTGGCCTCCTGTCCCTGATCTGCTTTCTCCTCTTGCTTGTCTCCTACACGATCATCATATACTCAGTCAGGCACCGTGCTGCCTGTGGTTCAGCCAAGGCCTTCTCCACTCTGTCAGCACACATCACAATTGTCACTGTCTTCTTTGCCCCATGTGTCTTTATCTATGTATGGCCCTTCAGCAGATATTCTGTAGATAAAattctttctgtgttttatacAATTTTCACACCTCTCTTAAATCCTATTATTTATCCATTAAGGAATCAAGAAGTAAAAGAGCCATAA